In Pseudobacter ginsenosidimutans, the following are encoded in one genomic region:
- a CDS encoding c-type cytochrome, with protein sequence MNKPVSIFAGLILLIYCSCSSKKEDPVDPGGGGGGGGINCDGVAKTFTANVQPIIQASCQLSGCHDGASTNGPGPLTTYDQIKSASARIRAAVISRQMPKGGSLTDAQIKSIVCWIDSGSPNN encoded by the coding sequence ATGAACAAGCCTGTTTCAATCTTCGCAGGATTGATCCTGCTGATCTATTGTAGTTGCTCCAGCAAAAAGGAAGATCCTGTAGACCCTGGTGGCGGTGGTGGAGGCGGCGGCATCAATTGTGATGGCGTTGCTAAAACCTTCACTGCAAATGTGCAACCTATCATCCAGGCCAGTTGCCAACTCAGCGGTTGCCATGACGGAGCAAGTACCAATGGCCCCGGACCACTGACCACTTACGATCAGATCAAGAGCGCATCCGCACGTATCAGGGCAGCAGTGATTTCCCGTCAAATGCCCAAGGGAGGCAGCCTTACAGACGCACAGATAAAAAGCATTGTGTGCTGGATCGATTCCGGCAGTCCAAATAATTAA
- a CDS encoding M23 family metallopeptidase has translation MGLDLKTRQRENQPVHAAADGYVARIKIEPGGFGRALYINHPNGYTTLYAHLNDFNPQLEAWVKEQQYKQQSWRVFLEPPASLFPVKKGDFIAYSGNTGGSQAPHLHFEVRRTADDINLNPLLFGLPLTDNVPPRILRMGIYDRTKSIYEQSARIFPVKLTGGTRYVATPELITVTSPQISFAIGAFDTHTGSTNLNGIFESILYVDEQPAVGFQMDNISYNDTRYLNAHIDYRTKSGGGPWLQQLFDLPGYINSIYKNEKAQGGVIDLSDGGIHKIRIEVKDTYLNSSTLECRVQYKPGTASAVSTTSANNPMFYPLMLDGFEREDCEFYIGERCLYDSVHIRYNRSASASPQAVSAQHSIGASYIPLQEAFLVRIQPTKILTPTEQQRTVMLWTSGTKKDVQKVEWQNNWASARFRDFGTYQLLVDEEPPTIVPVGFTDGADLSKATRISFTIKDNYNKFKNVRPTLDGKWLRFTNDKGRTFIYRFDEYCPPGKHELTIYAEDEAGNATSKTFTFTR, from the coding sequence ATGGGATTGGATCTTAAGACCCGGCAAAGAGAGAACCAGCCCGTCCATGCTGCGGCAGACGGGTATGTTGCCAGGATCAAGATCGAACCGGGCGGCTTTGGGCGCGCACTTTACATTAATCACCCCAATGGTTATACGACCCTGTACGCTCACCTCAACGATTTCAACCCGCAGTTGGAGGCATGGGTGAAAGAACAGCAGTACAAACAGCAATCATGGCGCGTTTTCCTGGAACCGCCTGCCAGTCTGTTTCCAGTGAAGAAGGGCGACTTTATCGCGTACAGCGGCAATACCGGAGGATCGCAGGCTCCCCACCTGCATTTCGAGGTCCGCAGAACAGCCGACGATATCAACCTCAATCCCCTGCTGTTCGGGCTTCCGCTTACAGACAATGTGCCTCCCCGCATTCTTCGTATGGGGATCTACGACAGAACCAAAAGCATTTACGAGCAGTCTGCCCGCATCTTCCCCGTCAAACTCACTGGAGGGACCAGATACGTTGCTACCCCGGAACTGATCACTGTTACCTCTCCTCAGATCAGCTTCGCTATTGGAGCATTCGATACCCATACAGGTTCCACCAACCTGAATGGGATCTTTGAATCCATCTTGTATGTAGATGAGCAGCCGGCAGTGGGTTTTCAGATGGATAATATCAGCTACAACGATACCCGCTACCTAAATGCGCATATCGATTACCGGACCAAGTCCGGTGGCGGCCCCTGGCTGCAACAACTCTTCGACCTTCCCGGCTATATCAACTCCATTTACAAAAACGAGAAAGCGCAGGGCGGAGTGATTGACCTGAGCGATGGCGGGATCCATAAGATCCGGATCGAAGTAAAGGATACCTATCTAAATTCCTCAACGCTGGAATGCCGCGTGCAATACAAGCCCGGTACGGCTTCTGCCGTATCCACTACTTCCGCGAACAATCCGATGTTCTATCCGCTGATGCTGGATGGCTTCGAGCGCGAGGACTGTGAATTCTATATTGGTGAGCGCTGCCTTTATGATTCAGTGCATATCCGGTACAACAGGTCAGCTTCCGCAAGTCCGCAAGCGGTTTCCGCCCAGCACTCGATCGGTGCCAGTTATATTCCGCTGCAGGAAGCCTTCCTGGTCAGGATCCAACCCACAAAGATCCTGACGCCAACAGAACAGCAAAGAACAGTGATGCTCTGGACCTCCGGAACCAAAAAGGATGTTCAGAAAGTGGAATGGCAGAACAACTGGGCCTCCGCTCGTTTCCGGGATTTTGGAACTTACCAGCTGTTGGTGGACGAAGAGCCACCAACCATCGTTCCTGTTGGATTCACAGACGGCGCAGATCTCAGTAAAGCCACCCGGATATCATTCACCATCAAAGACAATTACAATAAGTTCAAAAACGTGAGACCAACACTGGACGGCAAATGGCTCCGCTTCACCAATGATAAGGGCCGCACTTTCATTTACCGCTTCGATGAATATTGCCCTCCGGGTAAACATGAACTTACCATCTATGCTGAAGACGAAGCAGGTAATGCCACTTCAAAAACTTTTACCTTCACACGCTGA
- a CDS encoding OB-fold protein, translated as MATRKRIRLFTGILLLLCGLFFYGYFQYQRTNQDLKLATPDQTLTAFTLIHEFAGDDTLADKKYRKRVLAVRGIVKSVDTTNNGVSVILGDSLQRASIRFSMEGPWNEISDIQEGMIVSIKGILNGYSKDQTGLLGDEIVFNRGY; from the coding sequence ATGGCTACGCGAAAACGAATTAGGCTATTCACCGGAATACTGCTCCTCTTGTGTGGTCTGTTCTTCTACGGTTATTTTCAATACCAGCGCACCAACCAGGACCTTAAACTGGCAACTCCTGATCAGACCTTAACCGCATTTACCCTGATCCACGAATTTGCCGGCGATGATACCCTTGCGGATAAAAAATACAGGAAAAGGGTCCTGGCGGTGCGTGGTATCGTTAAGTCTGTAGACACTACCAATAATGGTGTGTCGGTCATTTTAGGCGATTCCCTTCAAAGAGCTTCGATCCGTTTCTCCATGGAAGGACCATGGAACGAAATTTCGGATATACAAGAGGGTATGATAGTATCTATCAAAGGCATTCTTAACGGATACAGCAAAGACCAAACAGGCCTGTTGGGCGATGAGATCGTTTTCAACAGGGGGTATTGA
- the carB gene encoding carbamoyl-phosphate synthase large subunit, with translation MPKDTSIKSVLIIGSGPIIIGQACEFDYSGSQAARSLREEGIKVILINSNPATIMTDPMMADKVYLLPLTVESIEQILEENQIDAVLPTMGGQTALNLTKEAAELGVWEKYNVRLIGVDVEAIDTAEDREKFRQLMIRIGVPVANSKVANSLLEGKEYAQEIGFPLVIRPSFTLGGSGGGFVHDKSELEAALDKGLKASPIHEVLVEKALLGWKEYELELLRDKNDNVAIICTVENVDPMGVHTGDSITVAPAMTLSDTAFQEMRNQAILMMRSLGNFAGGCNVQFAMDPSTEKLISVEINPRVSRSSALASKATGYPIAKIAAKLAIGYTLDELKNQITMTTSAYFEPALDYVIVKMPRWNFDKFKGANDTLGLQMKSVGEVMAIGRSFAEAVQKACQSLENNAVGLGYYGKSQMHAEEIVEYIKTPKWDRIFRIKDALMDGISVGTISKATGIDRWFVNEIQKIVDTEKEIAKYKLNTLPVELLKTAKDLGFSDQQIALIMQDGKDEDVYEKRKAANITRVYKMVDTCSAEFEAKTPYFYSSFENGNANESKVSDKKKVIVLGSGPNRIGQGIEFDYCCVHGLLALKECGYEAIMVNCNPETVSTDFDIANKLYFEPVFWEHLWEIIELEKPEGVIVQLGGQTALKLAERLSQKGIKIIGTSFDNMDIAEDRGRFSDMLKELKIPYPDYGTAYTVDEAVEVANKVGYPVLVRPSYVLGGQRMRIVINDEEVEKAVVSLLKHIPGNKILIDHFLDRCQEAEIDAICDGDEVHIMGVMEHIEPAGIHSGDSNAVLPQFNLSPMIVETMEEYARKIAFKLNIRGLINIQFAIKDNKVYVIEANPRASRTTPFIAKAYQIPYLNVATKVMLGENKLRDFKFVKRLKGYAIKEPVFSFEKFPGVSKELGPEMKSTGEAIRFIKDLRDPYFRQLYKDRSMYLSK, from the coding sequence ATGCCAAAAGACACTTCTATTAAGTCAGTGCTCATTATCGGATCAGGTCCCATCATTATCGGACAAGCTTGTGAATTTGATTATTCCGGCTCTCAGGCTGCCCGCAGCCTGCGCGAAGAAGGAATTAAGGTCATTTTGATCAATAGTAACCCGGCTACTATCATGACTGACCCCATGATGGCCGACAAGGTTTACCTACTGCCACTGACAGTAGAAAGTATCGAACAGATCCTGGAAGAAAACCAGATCGATGCAGTTCTCCCTACTATGGGCGGTCAAACAGCCCTCAACCTCACCAAAGAGGCCGCTGAACTCGGCGTTTGGGAAAAATACAATGTAAGACTGATCGGGGTTGACGTGGAAGCGATCGACACTGCGGAAGACCGTGAGAAGTTCCGCCAGCTCATGATCAGGATCGGCGTTCCTGTAGCCAACTCCAAAGTAGCTAACTCCCTTCTCGAAGGAAAGGAATATGCACAGGAGATCGGTTTCCCCCTCGTTATCCGTCCTTCATTCACACTCGGTGGTTCAGGCGGTGGTTTCGTTCACGACAAATCTGAACTGGAAGCCGCACTGGACAAAGGTCTCAAAGCCTCTCCCATCCATGAGGTACTGGTTGAAAAAGCCCTGCTCGGCTGGAAAGAATATGAGCTGGAACTCCTCCGCGACAAAAACGACAACGTAGCCATCATCTGTACCGTTGAGAACGTAGACCCCATGGGCGTTCACACCGGAGACTCCATCACTGTGGCGCCTGCCATGACCCTCAGCGATACCGCTTTCCAGGAAATGCGCAACCAGGCCATCCTGATGATGCGCAGCCTCGGCAACTTCGCCGGTGGTTGTAACGTGCAGTTCGCTATGGACCCCTCCACTGAAAAACTGATCTCCGTGGAGATCAACCCGCGTGTAAGCCGTTCTTCTGCCCTGGCTTCCAAAGCCACTGGTTACCCCATCGCCAAGATAGCAGCCAAACTGGCTATCGGTTATACACTCGATGAACTGAAGAACCAGATCACCATGACCACTTCGGCTTACTTTGAGCCGGCGCTGGACTACGTGATCGTGAAAATGCCACGCTGGAACTTCGATAAATTCAAAGGCGCCAATGACACCCTCGGCCTCCAGATGAAGAGCGTAGGTGAGGTGATGGCCATCGGAAGAAGTTTTGCTGAAGCCGTTCAGAAAGCCTGCCAGAGCCTGGAGAACAATGCTGTTGGGCTGGGCTACTACGGCAAGAGCCAGATGCACGCAGAAGAGATCGTTGAATACATCAAAACTCCGAAATGGGATCGCATCTTCAGAATCAAGGATGCCCTCATGGACGGTATCAGTGTAGGCACCATCTCCAAAGCAACCGGTATCGACCGCTGGTTTGTGAATGAGATCCAGAAGATCGTTGACACGGAGAAGGAGATCGCCAAATACAAACTCAACACCTTACCTGTAGAACTGCTGAAAACCGCCAAGGACCTTGGTTTCAGCGATCAGCAAATTGCGCTGATCATGCAGGATGGTAAAGATGAGGACGTATACGAAAAGAGAAAAGCCGCCAATATCACCCGCGTGTACAAGATGGTTGACACCTGCAGCGCAGAATTTGAGGCCAAGACCCCATATTTCTACTCTTCTTTCGAGAATGGCAATGCCAACGAAAGCAAGGTGAGCGACAAGAAGAAAGTGATCGTTCTTGGTTCAGGTCCTAATCGTATTGGTCAGGGTATCGAGTTCGACTACTGCTGCGTACACGGTCTGCTGGCACTGAAAGAATGCGGCTACGAAGCCATCATGGTGAACTGTAATCCAGAAACAGTGTCTACCGACTTCGATATCGCCAACAAACTTTACTTCGAGCCAGTATTCTGGGAGCATCTCTGGGAGATCATCGAACTGGAAAAGCCAGAAGGAGTGATCGTTCAGCTTGGTGGCCAGACGGCCCTGAAACTCGCAGAACGCCTGTCTCAAAAAGGAATCAAGATCATCGGTACCTCCTTCGATAATATGGACATTGCCGAAGACCGCGGTCGTTTCAGCGACATGCTGAAAGAGCTGAAGATCCCTTACCCTGATTACGGTACCGCCTATACGGTTGACGAAGCCGTTGAGGTTGCCAATAAAGTAGGTTATCCTGTTCTGGTTCGTCCAAGCTATGTATTGGGTGGACAAAGAATGCGGATCGTGATCAACGACGAAGAAGTTGAAAAAGCAGTAGTAAGTCTGCTGAAGCATATTCCCGGTAACAAGATCCTGATCGATCACTTCCTGGACCGTTGCCAGGAGGCAGAGATCGATGCGATCTGTGATGGTGACGAAGTGCACATCATGGGTGTGATGGAACATATCGAGCCTGCCGGTATCCACAGCGGAGACAGCAATGCGGTTCTTCCCCAGTTCAATCTTTCTCCCATGATTGTTGAGACCATGGAAGAGTATGCAAGGAAAATTGCATTCAAACTGAATATCCGCGGATTGATCAACATACAGTTTGCCATTAAGGACAACAAAGTATATGTGATCGAAGCCAACCCAAGGGCATCCCGCACCACTCCGTTCATCGCGAAAGCCTATCAGATCCCTTATCTGAATGTAGCTACCAAAGTGATGCTGGGCGAGAACAAGCTCCGCGACTTCAAGTTCGTGAAACGCCTGAAAGGTTATGCGATCAAGGAACCAGTGTTCAGCTTCGAGAAATTCCCTGGCGTGAGCAAAGAGCTCGGACCTGAGATGAAATCAACCGGCGAAGCCATCCGTTTCATCAAGGACCTCCGCGATCCTTATTTCCGTCAGCTGTATAAAGACAGAAGCATGTACCTGAGTAAATAG
- a CDS encoding YceI family protein produces the protein MKQRISLLLLYLVLTGSVFSQGKFFTRTGQISFSSKGILETIKAQNKTVTCVLDAQTGQIQFSVMMRGFEFKKALMQEHFNENYVESDKYPTAEFKGQINSPLPDLSKDGSYPVKVKGKMTIHGITQELATDGTLTVQQGAMKADATFTILLSDYKIRIPSIVKNNLSNTVSIAVACSLQPLQ, from the coding sequence ATGAAACAGCGAATCAGTTTATTATTACTCTACCTGGTGTTGACGGGAAGTGTTTTTTCCCAGGGCAAATTCTTTACCCGCACAGGCCAGATATCTTTTTCTTCCAAAGGCATACTGGAGACAATAAAGGCGCAAAACAAAACAGTTACCTGCGTACTGGATGCTCAAACAGGGCAGATCCAGTTTTCTGTTATGATGCGCGGCTTCGAGTTCAAAAAAGCCCTGATGCAGGAACATTTCAATGAGAACTACGTGGAAAGTGATAAGTATCCGACAGCCGAATTCAAAGGACAGATCAACAGTCCACTCCCTGACCTGTCGAAAGACGGCAGCTACCCCGTGAAGGTGAAAGGCAAAATGACCATTCACGGTATCACACAGGAACTGGCAACGGATGGAACGCTCACAGTACAGCAGGGGGCGATGAAGGCGGATGCCACTTTCACTATCCTGCTCTCCGATTACAAGATCAGGATACCATCCATCGTAAAGAATAATCTTTCCAACACCGTGAGTATTGCAGTGGCCTGTTCATTACAACCACTGCAATAG
- the bcp gene encoding thioredoxin-dependent thiol peroxidase, which translates to MILQEGDKVPAFKGVDQNGNPVSLNDYKGQKLILYFYPQDDTPTCTVQACNLRDNFTLLKNEGFTILGVSPDEIEKHKKFESKYQLPFTLLADPKHSIIDKYGVWGEKQLYGRKYMGLHRTTFVIDEKGIIRKIFLRPKNKQHAEEIVKAWKELA; encoded by the coding sequence ATGATTTTACAGGAAGGCGATAAAGTGCCTGCTTTCAAAGGAGTGGACCAGAATGGAAATCCCGTATCTCTCAACGACTATAAAGGACAAAAACTGATCCTGTATTTCTACCCTCAGGACGATACGCCCACCTGTACAGTACAGGCCTGCAACCTTCGCGATAATTTCACGTTACTGAAAAATGAAGGCTTCACGATATTGGGCGTGAGCCCGGACGAAATAGAGAAGCACAAAAAGTTTGAATCCAAATATCAACTCCCTTTTACTCTCCTGGCTGATCCCAAACACAGCATTATCGATAAATATGGAGTTTGGGGAGAAAAGCAGCTCTATGGAAGAAAATACATGGGCCTCCACCGAACTACTTTTGTGATCGATGAGAAAGGCATCATCCGGAAAATATTCCTTCGCCCCAAAAACAAACAACACGCAGAAGAGATCGTGAAAGCATGGAAAGAACTGGCTTAA